A stretch of DNA from Granulicella pectinivorans:
GAGTGCGGCCATCTCGCCGAGGAAGCGATCGAGGAAGATGTAGGTGCTCTCTCGGGTCGGGTCCATGGAGGAGTCTTCGGACGGCTTGCGCTCGCGTCCCCACTTCTCTCCAAACTTGCGCTTGAGGTGATACGGGCCCGGGCCGTCTGCGAGCTCGGGATAGCCGACGTAGAGGGCATTTGCGTGGCTGGGCATCTCGAACTCAGGCATGACGCGGATGCCGCGATCGCGGGCGTAGGCGATGACGCCGCGGACTTCGTCCTGGGTGTAAAACTGTCCGTCGGACCCCATGCCGGTGAGCCTTGGGTAAAGCTTGCTTTCGATGCGTGTGCCCTGATCTTCGGAGACGTGCCAGTGAAGGATGTTGAGCTTGACGGCCTCCATGGCGTCGAGGTTCTGGCGGATGATCTCGAGCGGCATGAAGTGGCGGCCGGTGTCGATCATGAGACCGCGCCAGGGGAAACGCGGCTTGTCTTCTATGACGACGGACGAGACAGCGAAGCCACCGGGCGTGGGGTGAACGAGTTGCAGGAAGGTCTGCAGGCCACGGAGGACGCCGAGCGGATTGGGCGCGGTGAGCTTGACCCCGGTGGGGGCGACTTCGAGGCGGTAGGACTCGTCTTCGCCGAGTTGCTGCACCGGTGCGCTTGCGGCCCTGGTGTCGATGACGAACTGGGGGCGTGGGGTAGTTGCATCGGGCCAGCGGCGAAGTCCAGTGGAGCTCTTCAGGGTATCGAAGAAACGCAGTCTGGCTCGTTCGAGGCGCGGTTCGGTGTATCCGGTGAAGACCATCTCGAAGCCGCCGTCGAGGATGAATTCTCCGGTACTCGACGTGGCATGGGCGGGCAGCGGCATGATGGCGAGAGACGGTTGAGCTGCGACCTGCGCCCATGCTTGCTGCGAGAGGATGACGCACCAAAGAGCTGCGAGAGAGACCCAAGTCCTGCGAGCTTGCACACTGCCTCCGAGAGCTACGTTGTGTTGTGCCGCGTCGTGCTTGCGACGGCATCTCCGGGTATCGTATCTGGAGAAACCAATTTGCGAGTCATCATAGATTAAACGCTTAACAATGTGCTATATCTATCTTCTCGCGTGCATGAAAATCGTTTGTTCCGTGTGGTGTGGCGATTGACGGAGCGCCTGAAGAGGTTTTGCGTTTGCTGATTGACGGCCAGCCCGATACCAGCCTCTACAACGAGGACCTGGCGCCTACCACGCCCGCGGCGCGCACCTGGAGCACCTACAACTACATTGCGTTGTGGTTTTCGATGTCAATGGAGGTGACGACCTTCATGCTGGCTTCGTCGCTGATCGCGGGCGGGATGAACTGGAAGCAGGCGGTGGGCACGATCCTACTTGGCAACCTCATCGTGCTGATCCCGATGGTGCTGAACGCGCACGCGGGTGCGAAGTATGGGATTCCGTTTCCGGTGTTTGTGCGCGCCAGCTTCGGGACGCGCGGCGCGAATATTCCGGCGATTCTGCGAGCGATTGTGGCGTGTGGCTGGTTCGGGATTCAGTCCTGGATCGGGGGCGAATCAATCGCTGCGATCATACGGGTGATATGGCCATCCACCATGGATAACCCTGCCGTGGTTTGGATCTCGTTTCTTGGATTCTGGGCGTTGAACATGGTGGTGATCTGGTGCGGGTTGCAGTCGATCCGGTTTCTGCAAAGCATCTCCGCCCCCTTCCTGCTGGTGATGTCGCTTTTACTGCTTGGCTTTATGACGCATAAGGCAGGTGGACTTGGGCCCCTGCTGGATATGCCGAGTCACTTCACATCGAAAGGTGCGGGCATTCACTTCTTCTTCCTGGCGCTGACGGGGATGGTGGGGAACTGGGCTACGCTTTCGCTGAACATTCCAGACTTTACGCGGTTTGCGAAGTCGCAGGAGTCCCAGATTGTCGGGCAGGGTTTTGGACTTCCGGTTGCGATGACGCTTTATAGCTTTATCGGGATCGCGTGTACGTCTGCTTCGGTCGTGGTGTTTGGCGAGGCTATCTGGAATCCGGTGACGCTGCTTGGACGGTTCCATCAGCCGTTGTTTGCGTTTCTCGCTTTGATCAGCATCCTGATTGCGACGTTGAATGTGAACATTGGAGCGAATGTCGTTGGGCCATCGAATGACTTCTCAAATTTGTCTCCGCGCTTCATCAGCTTTCGCACGGGGGGGCTCATCACGGGAGTGTTGGGTCTTCTGGTGCAGCCTTGGAAGCTGATGGCAAGTCACACCAACTATATTGGCTGGTTGGTGAGCTATTCCGGATTGCTTGGTCCTGTCGCCGGCATTATGGTGACGGACTACTTTTTCCTGCGCAAGACGAAGCTCAATCTTGAGGGCTTATACCAGACCGATGGAATCTACCGCTACAGCTCGGGATTCAATATGAGGGCGATTGCAGCGTTGCTTGCTGGAGTCTTCGCGGTTTTCATCGGTCTTGTGGTTCCGGAGTTGCGACCGCTCTATGACTATGCGTGGTTTGTGGGATGTTTTGTCTCCGCCGCGCTCTACTTGCTGTTGATGCGGTCGCTTGCGGAGCCGACCGTGTCTGAACCGATTGGAGTGACCGAATGACGCCGATGTGCGCGAAGAGTGTTCGCTTGTTTTTTTGCGGCTTTGCCGTTTGTGCTGGTTTATCGCATGGGTATGCGCAAGATGGCGGCGACTACAGGATCCACACGGATCAGCCGCAGCAGGTAATCAAGGGGCTTGGTTTTGAGATTCAGAGCGACAGTATCGGATCGCTGAACCTAGGGATGCCGGAGGATGTGATCGCCGTTCCCCACGATCTGACACCTTCGGAGAAGACGCGGCTCTATAAACAGATGTTGCATGGGTTCCGCTACACGCGGTTGGCGCTGGGACTGTATCTGCGTGGTCTGGATGCGGATCAGAAGCATATCGTCGAGCGGTATCCGGGACAATTGAGGGATCTGCGGACGATGCAGAAGGTCGCGGGGATCGAGGGTTTCGATGCAGAGTACTGGTCTCCGCCGCCTTTCTGGAAGGACAGCAAAAGTTATTATGGCGGCACGGTGGCAGGGCACGACGCCGCTTTCTTCGACGCATTCTCGGATGCACTGGTCCAGGATGTCCGGTATCTCGAGGCGAATGGTCTGCACGTCGTGCAGTGGGGGTTGCAGAACGAACCGGTGTTTGGCGTGACGCCCTTGAACGGCGAGAAGGTGAAGAACGGGGAGAGACCGAAGATGCCGTACGGCATCATGTTCTATAGCCCTGAGGACTACGCCACGACGCTGAAGTACACCGTGCCGAAGCTGCGTGCGTTCAAGCCCATGTTGCACATTCATGCGAATAGCTGGGATGGTCCGGCTGGGAAGTATGCGGAGGAGATTCGCAAGGATCCGGAGCTGTTGAAGAATATCGATGCATGGTCGTGGCACCAGGTTGGGTCGAACTCCAATGCGCAGATCGACGATCGCGAAAAGTATCTGAAGGGCGCCGGAGGGAAGCCGGTGTACTCGAATGAGTTTGAGTACCAGCCCGCCGATCTCAAGAAGATCGATTCGCCTTTTATGAATACAGGGCAGTCGCTGATGAACTGGATGGTCTTTGAAAACTCGCCGACGTGGTTTTGGCTGCATGCTTTGAAGCCGGTGACAAACATGGAGGCTTCGGGGTATGCACTCGGCTTCTGGCGTCCTGCGGGTGTGTTGACGTCGAATCTGCGGCCTAACCTCCAGGCGGGGCATTGGGAGTTCAACCCGCAGAACTGGAATGCGTTGGCAGGATTTCTGAAGTACCTGCCCTGGGACTCCACGCGGCTTACGGTCGACGAAAGTACTGTGCAGCATGACCAGCGGGTGTTGGTGTGGAAGAGCAAGAAGGGCAAACTGGGCATCGCCCTTTCGAACCGCGGCACAAAGCCCTATACGTTTCATCTGAGGACGGATGGACGGGTGGCCGTTGTGGGGCATCGCTATACCGTGACCACGCTGGATGCTGCCTTGGGAAAGAAGACGGGCGATGCGCTGTCGATCACGGTCGAGCCGCAGTCGTATGAGTTCTGGGTGGCGCGCTAAGGGTATGTAAAGCGATTCATCATGTGGTTTTCAGGGTTTCAGGACCCGCAGGGGGTGGTTCGAGGGGTGGGTGTCGACAAGCCGGGGTGTCTTAGTGAGAAGATATTGCAAGAGGTAGATGAAAGCATATGTCGGCACCGAAGCTGGCGGACATTGCCAAGCGCGCCGGGGTTTCGATTGCAGCCGTTTCGATTGCGTTGAACAATCGGGACACGAAACGTGTGAGCGCGGCGAAGCGAGAAGAGATCCAGAGGATCGCGGCGGAGATGAGTTACGCCCCCAACGAGCTAGCGAAGGCGCTCGCGGAGAGGCGGACCCGTCTTCTGGGGCTGATGGTGCCTTTGCGCGACCCCATCTTCTTCAATCACTTCGTGGCGCAGGCGCTGAGCGGCATTCAGTCCACCTTGATGCGCCGGGGGTACAACCTGCTTGTCTACTCTCCTTCCGGAAGGCCCGGGCGGACGACGCGCGATCAGATTCTCGAGAGCAAGTTTACAGACGGACTTATTTTTATCAATACGCGCTCGTGCCTTCCGCGCGATATCGCGCAGACCATCCAGGAACTGGATGCCGCGCAGATCAAGTTCAGCATGATCAATTCCTACTATGGGCGCACTCCGGCGAACTATGTCGGTGTGGACGATGCGGCCATTGGGGAAGCCGCGGTGCGTTATCTGGCTGAACAGAAGCACCGCCGGATCGCGTTTCTGAGCAGTTCCGAGAAGCTGCCAACCCATGTCCATCTTCTGCAAGGCTTGCGGCATGGCATGGCAGCCCACGGGTTGGAACTGCCTGCCGATCGCATCGGCTGCACGGACTATGTGGAGTCGCAGGCGTTCGCGATCCTGGACCGCTGGTTTGAGAATAAGAGGCAGCGTCCGACGGCGATCTTCTGCGCTGACGACCAGTTGCTGATGTTTTTCTATGATTACATCGAGGCTCGCGGCATGCGGATTCCCGACGATGTTGCGGTGCTTGGGCGAGGGAATGCCGGCCTGATGTCACTTTTGCGCCCGCGACCGACGGCGTTCTATATTCCGACCTTCGAGATGGGGGCACTGGCGGCGGAGATGCTGATCGATTCCATTGAAAAGCCGACCGAGACAAGACAGCGAATCTTGCTGCCGTTCAAGTTCGAGCCGGGACAGACGGCGTAATTCTTTCGCAGAAATCTTCATTGACAATTGAAGCGGCAGGCTGGTAATGTTCGCCTTGTTAAACGCTTAACTCAATGCTCATCTCTGTGCCACGTCCGATCCCGGTGCTCCCAGCCACGCCTCTGCCTGCAGTTGTCGCGGTGGAGAGCGAGCATACACGGCGGCCTATCCGGTGGGTGTATGCGTCGCTTCTGCTGCTGGCTTCAGTCATTAATTACGTCGACCGGCAGACGCTTTCCGTCCTCGCTGTAACCATCCAGAAGGATATGGGGCTGAGCGATGTCCGGTACGGGACTGTGGTGCAGTGCTTTCTGTTGACGTATATGGTGATGTACGTCGTATCAGGGCGACTGGTCGACCGATTCGGTGCGAAGTGGCCCCAAGGGATCTTCCTGTTTTGCTGGTCGATTGCGAATGCGTTGACTGGGATGGCAACGGGCTTCGCCTCGCTGGCCGCGTGCCGTGCGGCGCTTGGTGCGGCAGAGCCAGGAAACTATACGGCATCGCTGCGAGCGGTCGGCGATTGGTTTTCTGCCAAGCAGCGTGCTGTGGCGGTGGGACTCTACAGCATGGGGGGGACGCTGGGCGCGGCCATAGCGGTTCCTGTGACGGCTACGCTGACGATGCGCTATGGCTGGCGGAGCGCTTTTGTCGTTACGGGCGCCATGGGCGCGGTGATCGCTCTTATCTGGTTGGTGGTCTATCGCGATCCGAAGGATGCCGTCCCTGCGGAGAGAGTTCCTGCAGCACCATGGAGCGTTGTGTTGCGGCAACCTTACATCTTCGAGATGCTGGGCACGCGCATGATGACGGATTCGGTGTGGTTTTTCTTCCTCTTCTGGGCCTCGAAGTACATGCAGGAGAGCCATGGGCTGAGCTTGAAAGAGATCGGCACCACGCTTTGGGTTCTGTATGTTGGTGCCGATATCGGATCGTTTGCCGGTGGGTGGCTTTCGAGCTTTATGGTGCCTCAGAGGGGAACCGTGGGTGCACGTTTCGCTGTGATGATGCCCGCGGCTGCATGCATGTTGAGCCTCTCGGTGGTGCCTTCGCTGAGCGGCGCGGGGATGGCGATTGCTCTGCTGACGCTGCTTGCTCTCTGCCATATGGCATGGATGACCAACGTGACTACTTTGGCCCTCGACCTGTTTCCGAAGGCGATGGCAACTACCGTGCAGGGGATGATTGGCGCTGCCAGCGCTGCGGGTGGATTGATCTCAGCAGGGCTGATTGCGCGGACGATTCACGCATATGGCTATCGCCCTGCATTTCTTGTGATGGCGTTGATGCATCCTATTGCCGCCATCATTCTGTACATTCGCCTGCGTCCGGCGGTAGGGCGCGCAGGCCTGGTTTTAGGAGAGAGTCAAGGGCTATGAAGAAGGTTTCAGAACAGTACGATGTTGTGGTGTGTGGCGGCGGTCTCGCCGGGGTGTGTGCTGCGATTGCAGCGGCGCGCGGCGGCGCAAAGACCGCGCTGGTGCAGGATCGCCCAGTGCTTGGAGGGAACAGCTCGTCGGAGGTGCGCGTGACGCCGCATGGTGCGGCGGCCTTCCATGCCTATGCGCGGGAGACGGGTATCCTCTCGGAGTTGTTGATTGAGGAGCGTGCCGTGAATCATGAGGCGATCTTCGAGAACGGATGGACGAACTCGGTATGGGACATGGTGATCTATGACCTTGTGCAGAATACGGAGAACCTGACGCTGCATCTCAACACCGCTGTGCTTGGGGTCGTGGTGGAGGGAAGCACGCTGCGGTCCGTGGAGTGCAGAGTGGGCAATGC
This window harbors:
- a CDS encoding NCS1 family nucleobase:cation symporter-1; translation: MRLLIDGQPDTSLYNEDLAPTTPAARTWSTYNYIALWFSMSMEVTTFMLASSLIAGGMNWKQAVGTILLGNLIVLIPMVLNAHAGAKYGIPFPVFVRASFGTRGANIPAILRAIVACGWFGIQSWIGGESIAAIIRVIWPSTMDNPAVVWISFLGFWALNMVVIWCGLQSIRFLQSISAPFLLVMSLLLLGFMTHKAGGLGPLLDMPSHFTSKGAGIHFFFLALTGMVGNWATLSLNIPDFTRFAKSQESQIVGQGFGLPVAMTLYSFIGIACTSASVVVFGEAIWNPVTLLGRFHQPLFAFLALISILIATLNVNIGANVVGPSNDFSNLSPRFISFRTGGLITGVLGLLVQPWKLMASHTNYIGWLVSYSGLLGPVAGIMVTDYFFLRKTKLNLEGLYQTDGIYRYSSGFNMRAIAALLAGVFAVFIGLVVPELRPLYDYAWFVGCFVSAALYLLLMRSLAEPTVSEPIGVTE
- a CDS encoding LacI family DNA-binding transcriptional regulator produces the protein MSAPKLADIAKRAGVSIAAVSIALNNRDTKRVSAAKREEIQRIAAEMSYAPNELAKALAERRTRLLGLMVPLRDPIFFNHFVAQALSGIQSTLMRRGYNLLVYSPSGRPGRTTRDQILESKFTDGLIFINTRSCLPRDIAQTIQELDAAQIKFSMINSYYGRTPANYVGVDDAAIGEAAVRYLAEQKHRRIAFLSSSEKLPTHVHLLQGLRHGMAAHGLELPADRIGCTDYVESQAFAILDRWFENKRQRPTAIFCADDQLLMFFYDYIEARGMRIPDDVAVLGRGNAGLMSLLRPRPTAFYIPTFEMGALAAEMLIDSIEKPTETRQRILLPFKFEPGQTA
- a CDS encoding MFS transporter, with the protein product MPRPIPVLPATPLPAVVAVESEHTRRPIRWVYASLLLLASVINYVDRQTLSVLAVTIQKDMGLSDVRYGTVVQCFLLTYMVMYVVSGRLVDRFGAKWPQGIFLFCWSIANALTGMATGFASLAACRAALGAAEPGNYTASLRAVGDWFSAKQRAVAVGLYSMGGTLGAAIAVPVTATLTMRYGWRSAFVVTGAMGAVIALIWLVVYRDPKDAVPAERVPAAPWSVVLRQPYIFEMLGTRMMTDSVWFFFLFWASKYMQESHGLSLKEIGTTLWVLYVGADIGSFAGGWLSSFMVPQRGTVGARFAVMMPAAACMLSLSVVPSLSGAGMAIALLTLLALCHMAWMTNVTTLALDLFPKAMATTVQGMIGAASAAGGLISAGLIARTIHAYGYRPAFLVMALMHPIAAIILYIRLRPAVGRAGLVLGESQGL